From a single Brassica rapa cultivar Chiifu-401-42 chromosome A01, CAAS_Brap_v3.01, whole genome shotgun sequence genomic region:
- the LOC103847098 gene encoding cytosolic endo-beta-N-acetylglucosaminidase 2 isoform X2: MRELLRAYFSRRTLVSLYNLFFTISHKLLTSFPLSVIMPKPNDAVAESDSESVPLLDLSKPSSPISFPIKSLQYLKSRSYFDSFHFQFNRSTVPLRRNLPDHRPRVLVCHDMKGGYVDDKWVQGCENDAGYAIWHWYLMDVFVYFSHSLVTIPPPCWTNTAHRHGVKVLGTFITEWDEGKATCKEMLATKESAQMYAERLAELATSLGFDGWLINIENEIDKEQVPILMEFVSHLTKVLHLSTPGSLVIWYDSVTVRGHLKWQDHLNEKNKPFFDLCDGIFMNYTWKESYPKLSAEVAGDRKYDVYMGIDVFGRGSFGGGQWTVDTALDLLKRNNVSAAIFAPGWVYETAQPPNFHTAQNKWWSLVEKSWGVVRTYPQVLPFYSDFNQGFGNHVSLEGRQLSDAPWYNISCQSLQPLLEFKEDNTDIIQVTIDAGEASYNGGGNIVFKGRLEGDVYFTARLFKPLIHLSSSRITVSYSVKSDETSKLGLLLGFSSPSHETKSILVAPQEPTPRLDHMFLKCLVTSEQTVSEWTVHEASLVMDGHTLTEISAFCYKTENSTKTSEYVALLGHISIKEHAQLQQNLVSLPPASSWVIEAHSIELVPGDSGSMILKVKLEWRQTQLEDSVLPVYNVYAESVKSTDVLRSRKVLEKPRSERVFLGVSHVPAYYVSELVVDSDVKGVSFVVQPCGEDGSWSKLDVSPKHLVELEGLS, translated from the exons ATGCGAGAGCTTCTTCGCGCCTATTTCTCACGAAGAACACTCGTGTCTCTCTACAACCTCTTCTTCACCATCTCCCATAAGCTCCTCACTTCGTTCCCTCTCTCCGTCATCATGCCCAAACCAAACGACGCCGTCGCAGAATCTGATTCCGAGTCCGTCCCGCTGCTGGATCTATCGAAACCGTCGTCACCGATCTCATTCCCGATCAAATCTCTCCAATATTTAAAATCACGTTCGTACTTCGACTCGTTCCACTTCCAGTTCAATCGCTCCACAGTCCCTCTCCGGCGAAACTTACCTGATCATCGCCCGAGGGTTTTAGTGTGCCACGATATGAAAGGAGGGTATGTTGATGATAAGTGGGTACAAGGGTGTGAAAACGACGCCGGATACGCGATTTGGCATTGGTATTTGATGGATGTGTTTGTTTACTTCTCTCATTCTCTGGTGACGATTCCTCCTCCTTGCTGGACCAATACAGCTCACAGGCATGGCGTTAAG GTGTTGGGGACTTTCATTACAGAATGGGATGAAGGTAAAGCTACCTGCAAAGAGATGCTTGCCACTAAGGAGTCTGCTCAGATGTATGCAGAGCGTTTGGCAGAGCTTGCTACTTCTCTAGGTTTCGATGGATGGCTG ATAAATATAGAGAACGAAATAGATAAAGAACAGGTTCCTATTTTGATGGAGTTCGTCAGCCATCTAACAAAAGTATTGCATTTATCCACTCCTGGGTCTCTGGTTATATG GTACGATAGTGTCACTGTTCGTGGCCATCTTAAATGGCAAGATCATTTGAATGAAAAGAACAAACCTTTCTTTGACTTGTGTGATGGTATCTTCATGAACTATACATGGAAG GAAAGCTACCCAAAACTATCAGCTGAAGTTGCAGGGGACAGAAAATATGATGTTTACATGGGAATTGATGTCTTTGGTCGCGGCTCCTTTGGTGGTGGTCAATGGACT GTTGATACTGCTCTTGATTTGCTGAAGAGAAACAATGTATCAGCTGCCATTTTCGCTCCTGGATGGGTATATGAGACTGCACAACCTCCTAATTTTCATACAGCTCAGAATAA ATGGTGGTCACTTGTTGAGAAGTCATGGGGAGTAGTCCGAACATATCCACAAGTCTTGCCTTTTTACTCTGACTTCAATCAG GGCTTTGGTAACCATGTATCACTCGAGGGTCGCCAGTTATCTGATGCTCCGTGGTACAACATTTCTTGCCAAAGTCTTCAG CCACTCCTCGAGTTCAAGGAAGACAACACTGATATCATTCAGGTCACTATTGA TGCTGGAGAGGCATCTTATAACGGAGGAGGGAACATTGTATTTAAAGGAAGACTCGAGGGAGATGTGTACTTCACAGCAAGGCTCTTTAAACCTCTAATTCACCTCTCTTCTTCCCGCATTACAGTCTCCTACTCT GTGAAATCAGATGAGACTTCTAAACTTGGTCTCCTGCTTGGGTTTTCATCACCATCGCACGAGACTAAATCCATACTCGTGGCGCCACAAGAACCAACCCCAAGATTAGATCACATGTTCTTGAAGTGCCTCGTTACATCAGAGCAGACTGTATCAGAGTGGACGGTGCACGAGGCAAGCCTTGTCATGGATGGACACACACTAACTGAAATCTCTGCCTTTTGCTACAAAACAGAGAACTCGACGAAGACATCAGAGTACGTTGCATTGCTGGGTCACATCTCAATCAAAGAACATGCTCAGCTCCAGCAAAACCTCGTTTCCTTACCTCCAGCGTCATCATGGGTCATCGAGGCTCATAGCATAGAGCTTGTACCGGGTGATTCCGGTTCTATGATCCTTAAGGTTAAGCTAGAATGGAGACAGACACAGCTTGAAGACTCTGTTCTCCCAGTGTACAATGTGTATGCAGAGAGTGTGAAGTCAACTGATGTACTAAGATCGAGGAAGGTTTTGGAGAAACCAAGAAGCGAGAGAGTGTTCCTAGGAGTGTCTCACGTACCAGCCTATTACGTTTCGGAGCTGGTGGTAGATTCTGACGTGAAAGGAGTCAGCTTCGTGGTTCAACCGTGTGGTGAAGATGGTTCATGGAGTAAGCTGGATGTTTCCCCTAAACATCTTGTTGAACTAGAAGGTCTCTCGTAG
- the LOC103847142 gene encoding dehydration-responsive element-binding protein 2B translates to MAIYEQTGINTSSKKRKSRARADGTTVADRLKKWKEYNVIADASSTKKRKVPAKGSKKGCMKGKGGPENTHCSFRGVRQRVWGKWVAEIREPNRVSRLWLGTFPTAEEAASAYDEAAKVMYGPLARLNFPQQCVVASEFLASTSSQSEVCSVEVKPVLVGDVHCESRPVSQISDGNTRMSSDLLNEFDEEYWGRVAKEIEKPKEGEEEVLTVADYGWSNDMLSEQDLWDPNEVFDVDELLGDIDECIMLTGTGVDEDQNGINPGGYDSHIPLQLEPHDGHEFFDLSSQDL, encoded by the coding sequence AGGCTAAAGAAGTGGAAAGAGTACAACGTGATCGCTGATGCATCCTCTACTAAAAAACGGAAAGTTCCTGCGAAAGGATCGAAGAAAGGGTGTATGAAAGGCAAAGGAGGACCTGAGAACACTCACTGTAGTTTCAGAGGAGTTAGACAAAGAGTTTGGGGTAAATGGGTTGCAGAGATCCGTGAACCTAACAGAGTGAGTAGGCTTTGGCTTGGTACTTTCCCTACAGCTGAAGAAGCTGCTTCTGCTTATGATGAAGCCGCTAAGGTTATGTACGGTCCTTTGGCACGCCTTAACTTTCCTCAACAGTGTGTTGTTGCCTCTGAGTTCTTGGCTAGTACATCGAGTCAGTCTGAGGTGTGTAGTGTTGAGGTTAAACCGGTTCTTGTTGGTGATGTTCATTGTGAATCTAGACCAGTTAGTCAGATTAGTGATGGTAATACCAGGATGAGTTCAGATTTGCTGAATGAGTTTGATGAGGAGTATTGGGGCAGAGTAGCCAAGGAGATTGAGAAACCTAAGGAGGGAGAGGAAGAAGTGCTTACCGTTGCGGATTATGGTTGGTCTAATGATATGTTGAGCGAGCAGGATCTCTGGGATCCGAATGAAGTTTTTGATGTTGATGAACTCCTAGGCGATATAGATGAATGCATCATGTTAACAGGTACCGGTGTGGATGAAGACCAGAACGGGATAAATCCTGGTGGTTATGACTCGCATATTCCTCTTCAGTTGGAGCCACACGATGGTCACGAGTTCTTTGACTTGAGTTCTCAGGATCTTTGA
- the LOC117125624 gene encoding receptor-like protein 32, whose amino-acid sequence MKGFWNLTSTISLTLCTVFLFVYNYEDVYAVPTTHLCRPEQRDALLQFKNEFEVRNSSFPYNSSFSYKVKSESWANNTECCNWKGITCDPKSGEVIELDLSSRNLGGQLHSVSSLQTLNYLTTLDLSGNDFSGHIPSSIGDLSNLTFLDLSDNRFSGQIPSVIGNLSHLTHLDLSVNHLSGQIPSVIGSLSHLTHLVFQSNQISGQIPIALLNLTELSTLLLGNNQFTGRIPHNITSLSKLSSFDGSTNSFTGALPSSLFTLPSMDTVHLSDNQLNGILDLGNISSPPNLRVLYLGNNNLTGPISSTISKLINLGVLDLSHYKIQGPIDLRIFSHLKKLRHLDISYMSTTTKIDLNDILSLSCFKRLDGLVLSGNHVSVTNKSPVSDPASQLLTDLYLSGCGITEFPEFIRPQNLQRLDLSNNKIKGKVPGSLWTLTYLYYLNLSNNSFTGFENATTHGLKFRIPMFLFASDNNFTGNIPSFICDLYVSMLDLSNNNFSGLIPRCINFKDFLFHLNLRQNRLHGGRPENIFENLRTLDVGHNQLTGKLPRSLIHFSSIEVLNVESNTINDTFPFWLSSLPQLKDLVLRSNAFHGPMHTTSFPKLQIIDISHNHFNGALPSNYFVKWSAMSSLGSIYYQPDEKYMGNSYYHDSVVLMNKGLEMELLRILKIFRALDFSGNKFEGEIPSSIGLLKELHVLNLSNNAFTGLIPSSMGNLTALESLDLSQNQLSGEIPQELEELSFLSYMNFSHNQLVGLVPGGTQFRRQNCTSFDGNPGLSGPSLDEICRNIHMSTPHETLESEEEEEVLSWIAVVIGVIPGFAFGWVIGYILFSYKPEWFMNPFVRSKPRRSSNTTH is encoded by the coding sequence ATGAAAGGATTTTGGAACTTAACGAGTACCATTTCTCTTACTCTTTGTACAGTTTTCTTATTCGTCTACAATTATGAGGACGTGTATGCAGTTCCTACTACGCACTTGTGTCGTCCGGAACAAAGAGATGCACTTCTCCAATTCAAGAACGAGTTTGAGGTTCGAAACTCTTCCTTTCCTTACAATAGTTCTTTCAGTTATAAAGTAAAGTCGGAGTCATGGGCGAATAACACCGAGTGCTGTAACTGGAAGGGTATCACTTGCGACCCCAAGTCCGGTGAAGTGATAGAGCTAGACCTTAGTTCTAGGAACCTAGGTGGCCAGTTACATTCCGTTAGCAGTCTTCAAACCCTTAATTATCTAACCACTCTAGACCTTTCAGGTAATGATTTCAGTGGTCACATTCCTTCTTCCATAGGAGACCTTTCTAATCTCACCTTTCTTGATCTTTCTGATAATCGTTTTTCGGGTCAGATTCCATCTGTGATTGGAAACCTTTCTCATCTCACCCATCTTGATCTTTCTGTTAATCATCTTTCGGGTCAGATTCCATCTGTGATTGGAAGTCTTTCTCATCTCACCCATCTTGTCTTTCAATCTAATCAAATTTCAGGTCAAATTCCCATTGCACTACTGAATTTGACAGAGTTGTCAACTTTACTACTAGGCAACAATCAGTTCACAGGCAGAATTCCTCATAACATCACTTCATTATCCAAGTTGAGCTCTTTTGATGGAagtactaactctttcactgGAGCCCtgccttcttctctcttcaCCCTTCCTTCTATGGATACTGTTCATTTGTCTGATAATCAACTCAACGGTATTCTTGACCTTGGGAATATATCTTCACCACCTAACCTACGAGTGTTATACCTTGGCAACAACAACTTGACAGGGCCAATTTCGAGCACGATATCCAAACTTATCAACCTTGGCGTACTTGACCTTTCCCACTACAAGATCCAAGGTCCAATTGACTTACGTATCTTCTCGCATCTCAAGAAGCTCCGACATCTTGACATATCTTATATGAGCACGACCACTAAGATTGACTTGAATGATATCTTGTCCTTGTCCTGTTTTAAGAGGCTCGATGGGTTGGTCCTCTCAGGAAACCATGTTTCAGTGACAAACAAGAGTCCAGTTTCAGATCCCGCTTCGCAATTGCTGACTGATTTGTACTTGTCAGGTTGCGGTATCACAGAATTTCCCGAGTTTATAAGACCACAAAATTTGCAGCGCCTAGACCTTTCCAACAATAAAATCAAAGGGAAAGTTCCTGGTTCGTTATGGACACTAACATATCTGTATTACCTGAATCTTTCCAACAACAGTTTCACCGGATTCGAAAACGCAACAACACATGGGCTAAAATTTCGGATACCTATGTTCTTGTTTGCCTCCGACAACAACTTCACAGGAAATATCCCCTCTTTCATATGCGATTTATATGTATCCATGCTCGACTTATCGAACAACAACTTCAGTGGTTTAATCCCTCGTTGTATAAATTTCAAGGATTTTCTTTTTCATCTAAACCTTCGTCAAAATCGTCTGCATGGAGGTCGTCCGGagaatatatttgaaaacttaAGAACGCTTGACGTCGGTCATAACCAACTGACGGGAAAACTTCCAAGATCTTTGATCCATTTCTCTAGTATTGAAGTTTTGAACGTGGAAAGCAACACTATCAATGATACGTTTCCGTTCTGGTTGAGTTCTCTACCACAGCTAAAAGATCTTGTGTTACGCTCTAATGCCTTCCATGGACCGATGCATACAACTTCGTTCCCTAAGTTGCAAATCATAGACATATCGCACAATCACTTCAATGGAGCTTTGCCATCAAACTACTTTGTGAAGTGGAGTGCTATGTCATCACTTGGGTCAATTTATTATCAGCCGGATGAAAAGTACATGGGAAATTCCTATTATCATGATTCAGTGGTGTTGATGAATAAAGGTTTAGAGATGGAGCTACTACGTATCCTAAAAATCTTCAGAGCACTTGACTTTTCAGGAAACAAATTTGAAGGAGAGATCCCAAGCTCCATTGGTCTATTGAAAGAGCTCCATGTGCTCAACTTGTCCAACAATGCTTTCACCGGCCTCATTCCTTCATCTATGGGAAACCTGACGGCTCTTGAGTCACTGGACCTTTCCCAAAACCAGCTTTCAGGAGAAATTCCTCAAGAGCTAGAGGAACTCTCATTCCTTTCCTACATGAACTTCTCTCACAACCAGCTTGTCGGTCTAGTACCAGGCGGCACTCAGTTTCGAAGGCAGAACTGCACTTCCTTTGACGGTAATCCGGGACTTTCTGGCCCTTCTCTTGACGAAATTTGCAGAAATATTCACATGTCAACACCGCATGAAACGTTGGAgtcagaggaagaagaagaggtgcTGAGTTGGATAGCAGTTGTAATAGGCGTCATACCTGGTTTTGCCTTTGGATGGGTGATTGGTTACATACTTTTTTCCTACAAACCAGAGTGGTTCATGAACCCTTTTGTCCGAAGCAAACCCAGACGCAGCAGCAACACAActcattaa